TGCCAGCAGAGATATTTGTGCCTGCAGCAGCATCAAGATTGGTTTCTCAAGAGCAAGTGCAACAAATGATTAATACAGGATTGGAAGTAATATCTCCAGGAGCCAATGTGCCTTTTGCGGATAAAGAAATTTTCTTTGGCCCTATTATGGAACATACAGACAATCACATAAGCTTGTTACCAGATTTTATTTCTAATTGTGGAATTGCAAGAGTTTTTGCCTATTTAATGGAAGCTAGAGTTACCTTGCCAATGCAAGACAAAGCTATTTTTGATGATACCTCAAATACCATAAAAAAAGCATTACAAAAAACATTTAACAAGAGTGCGTCAAAAACAAAAATTTGCTCAACAGCATTTGAAATCGCATTAAAACAACTAATTTAAACGAAACAAATTAAACTAAGATATGGAATCAATTATTATTATCGTATTTGTACTAGGGTATTTAGCCATTACTTTAGAGCATAATTTAAAATTAGACAAATTAATACCTGCCCTTATTATGATGGCAGTTTGTTGGGCTATTGTAGCGCTTGGTGTTGATAGTTTTACGAATTGGTTCGATTCTGCCAATCATGGACTGGTAGATGGTTTTGCATCTATGGCACATGATGATAAAATGCATTTGGTAGAAGAAACTTTATTGCATCATTTAGGGAAAACAGCGGAAATTTTAGTGTTCCTTTTAGGAGCGATGACCATCGTAGAAATTATCGATTATTTTGATGGATTCTCTACGATTAAAAATTACGTGAACTTTAAAGGAAAGAAAAAATTACTTTGGATGTTTGCAGTGTTAGCTTTTATTTTATCAGCAATTATTGATAATTTAACAGCAACTATCGTATTGATTTCTATTTTACAGAAAATTGTAAAAACAAGAGAGGATAGAATTTGGTTTGCAGGTTTAATTATTATTGCAGCCAATGCAGGTGGAGCTTTTTCTCCTATTGGAGACGTTACCACAACCATGCTTTGGATTGGAGATAAAGTAAGTACAGGCATGTTATTTACGTATTTATTTATTCCGTCATTATTATGTATGGTCGTGCCAACTTTTATCGCAACATTTTTACCAGCCTTTAAAGGAGAAATAGATTTTGACGAAAATGAAGTTGAAAAGCCAAAAAGTCCTCATAGTGCAAAAATGTTATATTTAGGTTTGGGTGCTATTTTATTTGTACCTGTGTTTAAAACAGTAACACATTTACCACCTTATGTAGGGATGATGTTGTCTTTAGGAATTGTAGCAACCTTTGCAGAAATCTATAGTAATTCTAAATTCTCTATTTCTACAGTAGAAGGAGAGCAAGCAGATGAGCACGAATCTGGAGCACACCACAGTCCAGTACATTCATCATTATCAAAAATTGAAATGCCAAGTATTTTATTTTTCTTAGGAATTTTAATGGCTGTTGCAGCCTTAGAATCGTTGGGAATTTTATTCAACTTTGCAGATAGTTTAAAACAAGGAATTCCTTTAATAGGATCTGAATTAGCAGGAACAGGAGTTTCTGATTTAGTGGTAATTTTATTAGGAATTGGTTCTGCAGTCATTGACAACGTACCTTTAGTAGCTGCGAGTTTAGGAATGTTTTCTGAACCTATGGACAATCCTTTATGGCACTTTATAGCATTTTCTGCAGGTACAGGAGGTTCTATGTTAATTATTGGTTCTGCTGCTGGAGTGGTAGCCATGGGTATGGAAAAAATAGATTTTTTCTGGTATATTAAAAAAATATCTTGGTTGGCATTAATTGGTTTTTTGGTAGGTTCTATAGCCTTTATAGTGATAAGATCATTTATATAAGACACTAATTATAAATTATAATAAATGTCATTTTGTAAAATTACGGAATGGCATTTTTTTTGATAAATAAAAATTGATTCTTGTATAAGAACAATTTTAAAAAAGAATACTCGTTACTAATATAGAATTTAAAAAATAGCTGAATGTTATCATTTTTTCAAGAAAATACTGAGTTGTTAGCAGAAACTGTTCAGGAAGAAAAAACCTTATCGATCTATAATTTAATTATGGATGGTGGTTTAGGAGGGCAAATCATTATAGGTATTCTATTTGTGCTTTTAGCGGTTGGTTTGTATATTTATTTTGAACGTTTTTTTGCCATTAAAGCTGCTTCTAAAATTGATGTAAATTTTATGAATCAAATTAAAGATTATGTTACCAATGGAAAATTAGATTCAGCAAATGCGTTGTGCAAGAGTAAAAACACACCTACAGCACGTTTGATTGGAAAAGGAATTTCGAGAATTGGAAAGCCTTTGGAAGATATCAATACTGCTATTGAAACCGCAGGAAAGTTAGAGGTGTATCAATTGGAAAAAAACGTTTCTGTGTTGGCAACGATTGCAGGAGCTGCACCAATGATTGGTTTTTTAGGAACTGTGATTGGTATGATTGTAGCCATTCATGAAATTGCCAATGCTGGTGGTCAAATTGATATCAAATTACTTTCTGATGGTTTGTATACAGCTATGA
The DNA window shown above is from Polaribacter sp. Hel_I_88 and carries:
- the nhaD gene encoding sodium:proton antiporter NhaD, whose product is MESIIIIVFVLGYLAITLEHNLKLDKLIPALIMMAVCWAIVALGVDSFTNWFDSANHGLVDGFASMAHDDKMHLVEETLLHHLGKTAEILVFLLGAMTIVEIIDYFDGFSTIKNYVNFKGKKKLLWMFAVLAFILSAIIDNLTATIVLISILQKIVKTREDRIWFAGLIIIAANAGGAFSPIGDVTTTMLWIGDKVSTGMLFTYLFIPSLLCMVVPTFIATFLPAFKGEIDFDENEVEKPKSPHSAKMLYLGLGAILFVPVFKTVTHLPPYVGMMLSLGIVATFAEIYSNSKFSISTVEGEQADEHESGAHHSPVHSSLSKIEMPSILFFLGILMAVAALESLGILFNFADSLKQGIPLIGSELAGTGVSDLVVILLGIGSAVIDNVPLVAASLGMFSEPMDNPLWHFIAFSAGTGGSMLIIGSAAGVVAMGMEKIDFFWYIKKISWLALIGFLVGSIAFIVIRSFI
- a CDS encoding MotA/TolQ/ExbB proton channel family protein, giving the protein MLSFFQENTELLAETVQEEKTLSIYNLIMDGGLGGQIIIGILFVLLAVGLYIYFERFFAIKAASKIDVNFMNQIKDYVTNGKLDSANALCKSKNTPTARLIGKGISRIGKPLEDINTAIETAGKLEVYQLEKNVSVLATIAGAAPMIGFLGTVIGMIVAIHEIANAGGQIDIKLLSDGLYTAMTTTVAGLIVGIIAYVTYNHLVVRTDKVVYQMEAKSVEFLDLLNEPV